One window of Candidatus Hydrogenedens sp. genomic DNA carries:
- a CDS encoding PspC domain-containing protein, with translation MVITKKQESIINKYLTEVNTSLNSSTDIENRQKILLDLRTKIISTLKKTGKNYIHDEELCEILYEEFGEPVIQAEKLLHPREPALKLTLDYENRIWLGVCAGLSARLQVPVLLIRLLFSILGLCLGFGFIVYLSIYFYLYFSSGAYSGKKIHWGFLIYQLILTLFLLGLVYGIAFFLLKGIELLHRGWVSYYYKSSLANVDDVYSFIFMSFLFYVWTGILSAIMGGLPLRNDWDKTFRNIRDAQIALLVIFESAGIAWVVYHLIIESIAAFRSIMI, from the coding sequence GTGGTTATAACGAAAAAACAAGAAAGTATTATTAATAAATATTTAACGGAGGTAAATACATCTTTAAATTCTTCTACAGATATTGAAAATAGACAAAAAATACTTCTTGACTTAAGAACTAAGATTATATCTACACTCAAAAAAACGGGTAAGAACTATATTCATGATGAGGAACTGTGCGAAATTTTATATGAAGAATTCGGCGAGCCTGTAATACAAGCTGAAAAATTACTCCATCCAAGAGAGCCCGCTCTAAAACTTACTTTAGATTATGAAAACAGGATATGGTTAGGTGTTTGTGCAGGATTATCTGCAAGGCTTCAAGTTCCTGTATTATTAATAAGATTGTTATTTTCCATTTTGGGCTTATGTCTTGGTTTTGGATTTATTGTATATTTGTCTATTTATTTTTATCTTTATTTTTCCTCAGGTGCTTATAGCGGTAAAAAAATCCATTGGGGTTTTCTTATTTATCAGTTAATTTTAACCTTGTTTTTATTGGGGCTTGTTTATGGTATAGCCTTTTTTTTACTTAAAGGTATCGAATTATTACATCGTGGGTGGGTATCGTATTATTATAAGAGTAGTTTAGCCAATGTTGATGATGTATATTCATTTATATTCATGTCGTTTTTATTCTATGTGTGGACAGGAATTTTGTCTGCTATTATGGGTGGTTTGCCATTAAGAAATGACTGGGATAAGACATTCCGTAATATTCGGGATGCCCAAATTGCCCTTTTGGTTATTTTTGAATCTGCTGGGATAGCATGGGTTGTTTATCATCTTATTATAGAATCCATAGCCGCTTTTCGCAGCATAATGATATAA
- a CDS encoding aspartate aminotransferase family protein — protein MITIPQEGKSKEEVLKELELARQNDARWEDGRIFSLVFHFSEEHSELVKDAYNMYIHENGLNPMAFQSLRKFESEVVQMTASLLNGDNNTVGCMTSGGTESILLAMKTYRDKARKERGDKYFVPEIIIPDSAHVAFLKAGEYFDIKMIHAPVNKTGKVDVNAVERRITPNTVALVGSAPNYPYGTIDPISELSDLALEYHLNLHVDACVGGFILPWLEKIGEDITPFDFRVPGVTSISADLHKYGYSAKGASVILYRSMDIMRHQLFVSVNFPGGIVMTPGLTGTRPGGAIASAWATLMSLGQKKYIENARNLSEIVKKFKEGIQAIPELEIVGEPQGPLFAYCSKTPKVNIYAVADILESKGWHIDRQQKPASIHFMINPLHGKIVDEYLNDLRDAVEKVKENPDLAKQATAPIYGMLANVPLRGMVESEVRKIVENIYKGTSSEINLEEQNTPDNVLTIVRKLFSYLSNK, from the coding sequence GTGATAACTATTCCACAGGAAGGGAAATCTAAAGAAGAAGTGTTGAAGGAATTAGAATTAGCCCGTCAAAATGATGCTCGTTGGGAGGATGGGCGTATATTTAGTCTTGTATTCCATTTTTCAGAAGAGCATTCCGAATTGGTTAAAGATGCATACAATATGTATATTCATGAAAACGGATTAAATCCAATGGCTTTTCAGAGTTTGAGGAAGTTTGAGTCAGAAGTTGTTCAAATGACCGCTTCTTTACTTAATGGAGATAACAATACAGTAGGGTGCATGACCTCAGGGGGAACAGAAAGTATTTTATTAGCCATGAAGACATATAGAGATAAGGCACGAAAAGAACGCGGTGATAAATATTTTGTACCTGAAATTATCATTCCCGATTCTGCTCATGTTGCTTTTCTCAAAGCAGGCGAATATTTTGATATAAAAATGATACATGCACCTGTTAATAAAACAGGGAAAGTGGATGTAAATGCGGTTGAACGAAGAATAACTCCCAATACAGTTGCTCTGGTTGGTTCTGCTCCCAATTATCCGTATGGAACGATTGACCCCATATCTGAATTAAGTGATTTAGCCTTAGAGTATCATTTAAATCTACATGTAGATGCATGTGTTGGTGGCTTTATTCTTCCGTGGTTAGAGAAAATAGGAGAGGATATTACTCCTTTTGATTTCCGTGTTCCAGGGGTAACATCTATTTCCGCAGATTTACATAAATATGGCTATTCAGCAAAAGGTGCTTCGGTGATTTTGTATCGTTCCATGGATATAATGAGACACCAATTGTTTGTTTCGGTGAATTTTCCTGGAGGTATTGTGATGACACCCGGTTTAACAGGTACGCGTCCTGGTGGTGCCATTGCTTCTGCATGGGCAACTCTTATGAGTTTGGGACAAAAGAAATACATTGAAAATGCAAGGAATTTGTCGGAAATTGTTAAGAAGTTTAAAGAGGGAATTCAGGCAATTCCGGAACTGGAAATTGTAGGCGAACCGCAAGGACCATTATTCGCCTATTGTAGTAAAACCCCAAAGGTAAATATTTACGCTGTAGCAGATATTTTAGAATCGAAAGGATGGCATATTGACCGCCAGCAAAAACCTGCAAGTATTCATTTTATGATTAATCCGTTACACGGTAAAATTGTAGATGAATATTTGAACGATTTAAGAGATGCGGTAGAAAAAGTGAAAGAAAACCCTGATTTAGCAAAGCAAGCAACAGCACCGATTTATGGAATGCTGGCTAATGTGCCTTTACGCGGAATGGTAGAGTCGGAAGTTCGAAAAATTGTAGAAAATATATATAAAGGCACATCATCAGAAATAAATCTTGAGGAACAAAATACCCCTGATAATGTATTAACAATAGTAAGGAAATTATTTTCTTATTTATCTAACAAGTAA